A genomic region of Phenylobacterium parvum contains the following coding sequences:
- a CDS encoding S46 family peptidase, with translation MTYKLAGALAAATLCLPALARADEGMWTFDAFPSARVEQSLGVKVDQKWLDRVQAASVRLTSGCSASLVSPDGLVLTNQHCVVDCAQNLSSGSADYVKDSFLARTRAEERTCPGVQAEILQTITDVSADVAKATNGLSGGDFIKARNAAYARLETAACGTDTTVRCQVISFYRGGQHKLYRYRKYSDVRLVFAPELSAAFFGGDPDNFNFPRYALDVGFLRLYEDGKAVRTPQHLTWKARAPLPGEATFVSGNPGSTDRLLTVSQLETQRDLVIPVSQLQRSEMRGRLIEFSRRDAESRRIATDSLFGLENGFKVFFGRQFALNTPSLMDAKRADEADLRARVAADPALAARIGDPWSEIAAIQKVYGDQYLRFRQLEAASGGSSDLFNFAQILVRGARERTLPSAERLPEFADARLPLLTKQLLDSTPIDAPLEQLELEFWLLKTREYLTADDPVTKLLLGRESPEALSAALVSGSKLGDPAVRKALWEGGQAAIEASDDPMIRYALRIDSEARAARKSWETQVSAPTEAAAARIATARFAVYGDKVYPDATFSLRLSYGKVAGWTWRGTEVPSTTQLAGLYERATGAEPFRVADRWLAARDRMKLDTVFNFVTTNDIIGGNSGSPVISAKGEVLGAAFDGNIHSLGGNYGYDGTLNRTVVVSTAGATEALRHVYGADALVRELGVR, from the coding sequence ATGACCTACAAGCTCGCTGGCGCCCTCGCGGCGGCCACCCTCTGCCTTCCCGCCCTTGCCCGCGCCGACGAAGGCATGTGGACCTTCGACGCCTTCCCCTCGGCCCGGGTGGAGCAATCCCTGGGCGTGAAGGTCGACCAGAAGTGGCTGGACCGCGTCCAGGCCGCCTCCGTGCGCCTCACCAGCGGGTGCTCGGCCTCTCTGGTCTCGCCGGATGGCCTCGTCCTCACCAACCAGCACTGCGTGGTCGACTGCGCCCAGAACCTGTCCTCCGGTTCGGCCGACTACGTGAAGGACAGCTTCCTGGCCCGCACCCGGGCCGAGGAGCGCACCTGCCCCGGGGTGCAGGCCGAGATCCTCCAGACCATCACCGATGTGTCGGCCGATGTCGCCAAGGCGACCAACGGCCTGTCCGGCGGCGACTTCATCAAGGCCCGCAACGCCGCCTACGCCCGCCTGGAAACCGCCGCCTGCGGGACGGATACGACCGTCCGCTGCCAGGTCATCAGCTTCTACCGGGGCGGCCAGCACAAGCTCTACCGTTACCGGAAGTATTCCGACGTCCGCCTTGTTTTCGCTCCTGAACTCAGCGCCGCCTTCTTCGGGGGCGACCCGGACAACTTCAACTTCCCGCGCTACGCCCTCGATGTCGGCTTCCTGCGCCTGTACGAGGACGGCAAGGCCGTCCGCACGCCCCAGCACCTGACCTGGAAGGCCCGCGCCCCGCTGCCGGGTGAGGCGACCTTCGTCTCCGGCAACCCGGGCTCCACGGACCGCCTGCTGACCGTCTCCCAGCTCGAGACCCAGCGCGACCTGGTCATCCCGGTCAGCCAGCTGCAGCGCTCGGAGATGCGCGGACGCCTGATCGAGTTCTCGCGCCGCGACGCCGAGAGCCGGCGGATCGCCACCGATTCCCTCTTCGGGCTCGAGAACGGCTTCAAGGTCTTTTTCGGCCGCCAGTTCGCCCTCAACACGCCGTCCCTGATGGACGCCAAGCGGGCCGACGAGGCCGACCTGAGGGCGCGCGTCGCCGCCGACCCGGCCCTGGCCGCCCGCATCGGCGACCCCTGGTCCGAGATCGCCGCCATCCAGAAGGTCTACGGCGACCAGTACCTGCGCTTCCGCCAGCTCGAGGCGGCGTCGGGGGGATCCTCCGACCTGTTCAACTTCGCCCAGATCCTGGTCCGCGGCGCGCGCGAGCGCACCCTGCCCAGCGCCGAGCGCCTGCCCGAGTTCGCCGATGCCCGCCTGCCGCTCCTGACCAAGCAGCTCCTGGACTCGACGCCCATCGATGCGCCCCTCGAGCAGCTGGAGCTGGAGTTCTGGCTCCTGAAGACCCGCGAGTACCTGACCGCCGATGATCCGGTCACCAAGCTGCTCCTGGGCCGCGAGAGCCCCGAGGCCCTTTCGGCCGCCCTCGTCTCCGGCTCGAAGCTGGGCGACCCCGCCGTCCGCAAGGCCCTCTGGGAAGGCGGCCAGGCTGCGATCGAGGCGTCTGACGACCCCATGATCCGCTACGCCCTCCGCATCGACTCCGAGGCCCGCGCCGCCCGCAAGTCCTGGGAGACCCAGGTCTCGGCCCCTACCGAGGCCGCCGCCGCCCGTATCGCCACCGCCCGTTTCGCGGTTTACGGCGACAAGGTCTATCCGGACGCCACCTTCTCCCTGCGCCTGTCCTACGGAAAGGTCGCCGGCTGGACCTGGCGCGGGACCGAGGTCCCGTCGACCACCCAGCTGGCCGGCCTCTATGAGCGCGCCACCGGCGCCGAGCCCTTCCGCGTCGCCGACCGCTGGCTGGCCGCCCGCGACCGGATGAAGCTCGACACCGTCTTCAACTTCGTCACGACCAACGACATCATCGGCGGCAATTCCGGCTCGCCGGTGATCAGCGCCAAGGGCGAGGTCCTGGGAGCCGCC